The following are encoded together in the Methylorubrum sp. B1-46 genome:
- a CDS encoding cation diffusion facilitator family transporter, giving the protein MDDHRQGQRQGHQHDHAPSDHGHDQAGHGHAHAHGHGGHGHAPKNFGPAFAIGIALNLGFVGVEAFYGWLSNSMALVADAGHNLSDVLGLVAAWIAAVLVKRAPSARFTYGLRGSSILAALFNAVVLLVATGGIIVEAVQRFLEPAPVAGTTVMVVAGIGILINGFTAWLFASGAKGDINIRGAYLHMVADAAVSAGVVLAGLVILATGFDWLDPLVSLVIAALIIAATWGLLRDSVAMALAAVPPGIDPEAVRACLAARPGVRGLHDLHIWPMSTTEPALTAHLVVAGEANHPHFLRETADELRVRFGIGHATLQIEIEGQTACTLPKGCAA; this is encoded by the coding sequence ATGGACGACCATCGGCAGGGTCAGCGGCAAGGTCATCAGCACGATCACGCCCCTTCGGATCACGGACATGATCAGGCCGGGCACGGTCATGCCCACGCTCACGGACATGGGGGGCATGGTCACGCCCCCAAAAATTTCGGACCGGCCTTCGCCATCGGCATCGCGCTGAACCTCGGCTTCGTCGGGGTTGAGGCGTTCTACGGCTGGCTGTCGAACTCGATGGCGCTGGTGGCCGATGCCGGCCACAACCTCTCCGACGTGCTCGGCCTCGTTGCCGCCTGGATCGCCGCGGTCCTGGTCAAGCGCGCGCCCTCGGCCCGCTTCACCTACGGCCTGCGCGGTTCCTCGATCCTCGCCGCCCTGTTCAACGCAGTGGTGCTTCTGGTCGCCACCGGCGGCATCATCGTCGAGGCGGTGCAGCGCTTCCTCGAACCGGCGCCGGTCGCCGGCACCACGGTGATGGTGGTGGCCGGCATCGGCATTCTCATCAACGGCTTCACCGCTTGGCTGTTCGCCTCCGGCGCGAAGGGCGACATCAACATCCGCGGCGCCTACCTGCACATGGTCGCCGACGCGGCGGTCTCGGCCGGCGTGGTGCTCGCGGGTCTCGTCATCCTCGCCACCGGCTTCGACTGGCTCGACCCGCTGGTGAGCCTCGTCATCGCCGCGCTCATCATCGCCGCGACCTGGGGCCTGCTGCGCGACAGCGTGGCGATGGCGCTCGCCGCGGTGCCGCCGGGCATCGACCCGGAGGCGGTGCGCGCCTGTCTCGCCGCCCGCCCCGGCGTGCGCGGGCTGCACGACCTGCACATCTGGCCGATGAGCACCACCGAGCCGGCGCTCACCGCCCATCTCGTCGTCGCGGGCGAGGCGAACCATCCGCATTTCCTCAGGGAGACCGCGGACGAATTGCGGGTGCGCTTCGGGATCGGCCACGCCACCCTTCAGATCGAGATCGAGGGGCAGACCGCCTGCACGCTGCCGAAGGGCTGCGCCGCATGA
- a CDS encoding nucleoside triphosphate pyrophosphatase, producing MNASPLWLAPAPLLLASASATRRDLLTGAGLPVETAPARIDERALEAEGGELVPADLARRLARAKAEEVAARHPGRIVIGADQVLECEGRIFHKPADLKAAHAHLARLQGRTHQLHSAVAILRDGRAEDFVETARLTMRPLDAEAIDAYLRLAGVAVTTSVGAYQLEGLGIHLFERVEGDHSTILGLPLTPLLARLRGMGLLAF from the coding sequence GTGAACGCCTCCCCGCTCTGGCTTGCCCCCGCACCGCTTCTTCTCGCCTCGGCGAGCGCCACTCGGCGCGACCTCCTGACGGGCGCCGGCCTGCCGGTGGAGACGGCGCCGGCGCGGATCGACGAGCGCGCGCTGGAGGCCGAGGGCGGCGAGCTCGTCCCGGCGGACCTGGCGCGGCGTCTCGCCCGCGCCAAGGCGGAGGAGGTGGCCGCCCGTCATCCCGGCCGCATCGTGATCGGCGCCGACCAAGTGCTCGAATGCGAGGGCCGGATCTTCCACAAGCCCGCCGATCTCAAGGCCGCGCACGCCCATCTCGCCCGGCTCCAGGGCCGGACCCACCAGCTTCATTCGGCGGTGGCGATCCTGCGCGACGGCAGGGCGGAGGACTTCGTGGAGACGGCGCGGCTGACTATGCGCCCCCTCGATGCGGAGGCCATCGACGCCTATCTGCGGCTCGCGGGCGTCGCGGTGACGACGTCGGTCGGCGCCTACCAGCTCGAGGGGCTCGGCATCCACCTGTTCGAGCGGGTCGAGGGCGACCATTCGACGATCCTCGGCCTGCCCCTAACGCCCCTTCTCGCGCGGCTGCGGGGCATGGGCCTGCTGGCATTCTGA
- a CDS encoding DUF563 domain-containing protein, giving the protein MEDAGFPAADLRETVEAGRGRCTDLSLSYRDWAPPPDLLVGAVTPTLLRVYHEQTTVLGTSLYEVPGAEVTEEGVVLLDGVFQYAAQLNIFPVNFEGHFRAIAARLPDLRRITVEEPVVLLTGMGHQMYGHWLVDFLPKLFLLDRAGHDITRLRYLLPADTPGFARTWLGLLGVGEDRLVVYDRVRDCVACRSLLVPTALRFVSRASPLMRQARRFLLDRAAPDLRRRPFWRPGRRRETPGTEKILISRSDNADTRNRRTLAERADFEAKAIARGFTRVQPERLSVPEQIALFRSAGTIIGEYGSGLHGSLFASPATTVVALRDNGLELGFLQSSIDHALGHASGYVIGSERSEEGFFSVAPQDIDFLFDWLDWRGLR; this is encoded by the coding sequence ATGGAAGACGCGGGCTTTCCCGCGGCCGATCTGCGCGAGACCGTCGAGGCCGGGCGCGGGCGCTGCACCGATCTCAGCCTGTCCTACCGGGACTGGGCACCCCCGCCGGACCTGCTCGTCGGCGCGGTGACGCCGACGCTGCTGCGCGTCTACCACGAGCAGACCACGGTGCTCGGCACGAGCCTCTACGAAGTGCCGGGCGCCGAGGTGACGGAGGAGGGCGTCGTCCTTCTCGACGGCGTGTTCCAGTACGCCGCCCAGCTCAACATCTTTCCCGTCAATTTCGAGGGGCATTTCCGCGCCATCGCCGCGCGGCTCCCTGATCTGCGGCGGATCACCGTCGAGGAGCCGGTCGTGCTGCTGACCGGGATGGGTCACCAGATGTACGGCCACTGGCTGGTCGATTTCCTGCCCAAACTCTTCCTGCTCGACCGGGCCGGTCACGACATCACGCGTCTGCGCTACCTCCTCCCCGCCGACACGCCTGGTTTCGCCCGTACCTGGCTCGGTCTGCTCGGTGTCGGCGAGGACCGCCTCGTCGTCTACGACCGTGTCCGGGACTGCGTCGCCTGCCGCTCTCTGCTCGTGCCGACGGCGCTCCGCTTCGTCAGCCGCGCCTCGCCGCTGATGCGGCAGGCCCGCCGTTTCCTGCTCGACCGCGCGGCCCCCGATCTGCGCCGGCGGCCTTTTTGGCGACCCGGCCGCCGGCGCGAGACGCCGGGGACGGAGAAAATCCTAATCTCCCGCTCGGACAATGCCGATACGCGCAACCGGCGGACCCTGGCGGAGCGGGCCGATTTCGAGGCGAAGGCGATCGCCCGCGGCTTCACCCGCGTGCAGCCCGAGCGGCTGAGCGTGCCCGAGCAGATCGCCCTGTTCCGCTCGGCCGGCACGATCATCGGGGAATACGGGTCGGGGCTACACGGCTCGCTGTTCGCGAGCCCCGCCACCACCGTGGTGGCCCTGCGCGACAACGGGCTCGAACTCGGCTTCCTGCAAAGCTCGATCGACCACGCGCTCGGCCATGCCAGCGGCTACGTGATCGGCTCGGAGCGCTCGGAGGAGGGGTTCTTCTCCGTGGCGCCGCAGGATATCGACTTCCTGTTCGACTGGCTCGACTGGCGCGGCTTGCGCTGA
- a CDS encoding pyruvate, water dikinase regulatory protein has translation MSRSYFHLHLVSDSTGETLINVGRAAAVQYEGISAIEHVYPLVRSGAQLERVISEIKAAPGLVLYTLVGHELIERLEEACRETGSPTLNVLQPVHALLRSYLGATSTERPGAQHMLNAEYFKRIDAMNFTLAHDDGALPDDLDEADVLLIGVSRTSKTPTSIYLANRGLKTANLPLVPSMPLPPSFERARKVLIVGLIASPERIVQIRQNRLLSLKADENSAYVDRESVADEIAASRRLCAKYRWPTIDVTRRSIEETAAAILDLYREHRLKFIAT, from the coding sequence ATGAGCCGCAGCTACTTTCATCTCCACCTCGTCTCGGATTCCACCGGCGAGACGCTGATCAATGTCGGGCGCGCCGCGGCGGTGCAGTACGAGGGCATCTCGGCGATCGAGCACGTCTACCCGCTGGTGCGCTCGGGCGCGCAGCTCGAACGGGTGATTTCCGAGATCAAGGCGGCGCCGGGCCTCGTGCTCTATACCCTCGTCGGCCACGAGCTGATCGAGCGCCTGGAGGAGGCCTGCCGCGAGACCGGCTCGCCGACGCTCAACGTGCTCCAGCCGGTGCACGCGCTGCTGCGCTCCTATCTCGGCGCGACCTCGACCGAGCGGCCGGGCGCGCAGCACATGCTCAACGCCGAGTATTTCAAGCGCATCGACGCGATGAACTTCACGCTGGCCCACGATGACGGGGCGCTGCCCGACGACCTCGACGAGGCCGACGTGCTGCTGATCGGCGTCAGCCGCACCTCGAAGACGCCGACCTCGATCTATCTCGCCAATCGCGGCCTCAAGACCGCCAATCTCCCCCTGGTGCCGTCGATGCCGCTGCCGCCGAGCTTCGAGCGGGCGAGGAAGGTGCTGATCGTCGGGCTGATCGCCAGCCCGGAGCGGATCGTGCAGATCCGCCAGAACCGGCTCCTGAGCCTCAAGGCCGATGAGAATTCGGCCTATGTCGATCGGGAATCGGTCGCCGACGAGATCGCCGCCTCGCGCCGGCTCTGCGCCAAGTACCGCTGGCCGACCATCGACGTGACCCGCCGCTCGATCGAGGAGACGGCGGCCGCGATCCTCGATCTCTACCGAGAGCACCGCCTCAAGTTCATCGCGACCTGA
- the hemE gene encoding uroporphyrinogen decarboxylase, whose protein sequence is MAEARTADRPVLRVMSGEAISPPPAWMMRQAGRYLPEYRATRAEAGSFLDLCYNPAFATEVTLQPIRRFGFEASILFSDILVIPHALGQDVRFVEGEGPRLDALQGRAQFERLREAGDPAIFSHLAPVFEAVERIRGALPNETTLLGFCGAPWTVASYMIGGRGTVDLAPARALAASDPALLDALLDRLVAVQTEYLVRQLRAGADAVQIFESHAGVLPALEQKAGVLPDSSDGDALKRFSLGPIARMVQGVRAQVPDAKIIVFAKGSGLEGHARVVPETGASAVGVDWGVDLAALRARVPASTVTQGNLHPETLIEGGRALDAAVDAILEATAGLPHIFNLGHGITPQTPIAHVEQMLARLRAGR, encoded by the coding sequence ATGGCGGAGGCAAGGACGGCGGACAGGCCGGTGCTGCGGGTGATGTCGGGAGAGGCGATCTCCCCGCCCCCGGCCTGGATGATGCGCCAAGCCGGCCGCTACCTGCCGGAATATCGGGCGACGCGGGCGGAGGCCGGCTCCTTCCTCGATCTCTGCTACAACCCGGCCTTCGCCACCGAGGTGACGCTCCAGCCGATCCGCCGCTTCGGCTTCGAGGCGTCGATCCTGTTCTCCGACATCCTCGTCATCCCCCACGCGCTCGGCCAGGACGTGCGCTTCGTCGAGGGCGAGGGCCCGCGCCTCGACGCGCTGCAGGGCAGAGCGCAGTTCGAGCGGCTGCGCGAGGCCGGCGACCCGGCGATCTTCTCGCATCTGGCCCCGGTCTTCGAGGCGGTGGAGCGCATTCGGGGTGCCCTCCCGAACGAGACCACGCTGCTCGGCTTCTGCGGTGCGCCCTGGACCGTGGCGAGCTACATGATCGGCGGGCGCGGCACGGTGGATCTCGCCCCGGCCCGCGCGCTGGCGGCCTCCGACCCGGCGCTGCTCGACGCGCTGCTCGACCGGCTTGTCGCCGTCCAGACCGAGTATCTCGTGCGACAGCTCCGCGCCGGCGCCGACGCGGTGCAGATCTTCGAGTCGCATGCCGGCGTGCTGCCGGCTCTCGAGCAAAAAGCCGGCGTGCTGCCGGACTCCTCCGACGGCGACGCCCTCAAGCGCTTCTCGCTCGGGCCGATCGCGCGGATGGTCCAGGGCGTCCGCGCGCAGGTGCCGGACGCCAAGATCATCGTCTTCGCCAAGGGATCGGGGCTGGAGGGCCATGCCCGCGTCGTGCCTGAGACCGGCGCGAGTGCCGTCGGCGTCGATTGGGGTGTCGATCTGGCGGCCCTGCGGGCCCGTGTGCCGGCCTCGACGGTGACGCAGGGCAACCTCCACCCCGAGACGCTGATCGAGGGCGGGCGGGCTCTGGACGCGGCCGTGGACGCCATCCTGGAGGCGACCGCAGGCCTGCCGCACATCTTCAACCTCGGCCACGGCATCACCCCGCAGACGCCGATCGCCCATGTCGAGCAGATGCTGGCCCGCCTCCGGGCCGGCCGCTGA
- the hemJ gene encoding protoporphyrinogen oxidase HemJ translates to MLETLYPWIKAFHVIAVIAWMAAMLYLPRLFVYHAALPAGSRVQSETFKVMERRLLKAIMTPAMIVTWVLGLWLAWQSGYYAAPWLHAKFALVLAMSGVHGFLARTVKDFAADRNTRSQRFYRVINEVPTLLMIGIVILAIVKPWS, encoded by the coding sequence GTGCTCGAGACCCTGTACCCCTGGATCAAGGCCTTCCACGTCATCGCGGTGATCGCCTGGATGGCGGCGATGCTCTACCTGCCGCGCCTGTTCGTCTATCACGCGGCGCTGCCCGCCGGCTCGCGGGTGCAGTCCGAGACCTTCAAGGTCATGGAGCGGCGCCTGCTGAAGGCGATCATGACGCCGGCCATGATCGTCACGTGGGTCCTCGGGCTCTGGCTCGCGTGGCAGAGCGGCTACTACGCCGCGCCCTGGCTGCACGCGAAGTTCGCCCTGGTGCTGGCGATGAGCGGCGTGCACGGTTTCCTCGCCCGCACGGTCAAGGACTTCGCCGCCGACCGCAACACCCGGAGCCAGCGCTTCTACCGGGTCATCAACGAGGTGCCGACGCTCCTGATGATCGGCATCGTCATCCTCGCGATCGTGAAGCCCTGGAGCTGA
- a CDS encoding lysozyme inhibitor LprI family protein, translated as MRSLFLALALSLAAASPAAAASFPCAKAETPDEKTVCDTRALNDLDVEMAVRFDILKDLLPMGNRTKMQDDQEAWLKDRRACGTDVACLTAAYEGRLKVLRGVLSEFAKQGGQ; from the coding sequence ATGCGTAGCCTGTTTCTCGCCCTCGCCTTGAGCCTCGCCGCGGCCTCCCCTGCGGCGGCGGCGAGCTTTCCCTGCGCCAAGGCCGAGACGCCCGACGAGAAGACGGTCTGCGACACCCGCGCCCTCAACGATCTCGACGTCGAGATGGCGGTGCGCTTCGACATCCTCAAAGACCTGCTGCCGATGGGCAACCGCACAAAGATGCAGGACGATCAGGAGGCGTGGCTCAAGGACCGCCGCGCCTGCGGCACCGACGTCGCCTGTCTCACCGCGGCCTACGAGGGACGGCTCAAGGTGCTGCGGGGCGTGCTGTCGGAATTCGCCAAGCAGGGCGGGCAGTAG
- the hisG gene encoding ATP phosphoribosyltransferase yields MTDGPLVLAVPSKGRLQENASAFFSRAGLKLVQKAGGREYRGTLAGLPGVEVRYLSASEIAGQLASGAAHLGVTGEDLIREMLPDPGASVELLTPLGFGHASVVVAVPQAWIDVRAMSDLDEVASEMRLRQGRRMRIATKYVNLTRRHFAEAGIADYRIVESLGATEGAPAAGSAEIIVDITTTGTTLAANALKVLDDGVMLRSEANLVASLKAPWGETARAALRTVLGRIAAEERARTTREVRAGLPETGGIDLATIAGLHEAELPYGAPRGADGEIVMRCPVDAVFDLSDALVQAGARAVTVRRIDYAFAAENPLAERLLARL; encoded by the coding sequence GTGACCGATGGGCCCCTCGTCCTCGCCGTCCCCTCCAAGGGCCGGCTGCAGGAGAATGCCAGCGCCTTCTTCTCCCGCGCCGGGCTCAAGCTCGTGCAGAAGGCGGGCGGGCGCGAGTATCGCGGCACGCTCGCGGGCCTGCCCGGCGTCGAGGTGCGCTACCTCTCGGCCTCCGAGATCGCCGGCCAGCTCGCCAGCGGCGCCGCCCATCTCGGCGTCACCGGCGAGGATCTGATCCGCGAGATGCTGCCCGACCCAGGCGCAAGCGTCGAACTTTTGACGCCGCTCGGCTTCGGCCATGCCAGCGTGGTGGTGGCGGTGCCCCAGGCCTGGATCGACGTGCGGGCCATGAGCGACCTCGACGAGGTCGCCAGCGAGATGCGCCTGCGCCAGGGCCGGCGGATGCGCATCGCCACCAAATACGTGAACCTGACGCGCCGTCACTTCGCGGAAGCCGGGATTGCCGATTACCGCATCGTCGAGAGCCTGGGAGCGACCGAGGGTGCGCCGGCCGCGGGCTCGGCGGAGATCATCGTCGACATCACCACCACCGGCACCACCCTCGCGGCCAACGCGCTGAAGGTTCTGGACGACGGGGTGATGCTGCGCTCGGAGGCCAACCTCGTCGCCTCGCTGAAGGCGCCCTGGGGCGAGACCGCGCGGGCCGCCTTGCGCACCGTGCTCGGCCGGATCGCGGCCGAGGAACGCGCCCGCACCACCCGTGAAGTGCGCGCCGGCCTGCCCGAGACCGGCGGGATCGATCTGGCGACCATCGCCGGCCTGCACGAGGCGGAGTTGCCCTACGGCGCCCCGCGCGGCGCCGACGGCGAGATCGTGATGCGCTGTCCCGTGGACGCGGTGTTCGACCTCTCCGACGCCCTGGTCCAGGCCGGGGCGCGGGCGGTGACGGTGCGGCGGATCGATTACGCCTTCGCGGCGGAGAACCCGCTGGCGGAGCGGTTGCTGGCGCGGTTGTGA
- a CDS encoding ATP phosphoribosyltransferase regulatory subunit: protein MTRPEAGGPSGAEALRHVRLSAHFSACGYVPASPPVLQPVEPFLELSGEDIRRRIFVTQDVTGAELCLRPEFTIPVCRLHQATRPGESADYSYLGPVFRVAAGEPDEFVQGGIESIGRSDTPAADAEVLGLALEGLDLLGRADVAVRLGDMGLTHAFLDALAVPPVAKRRTLRAIAAGRSLDEVANAAQTEDRHAGLLAAIQGQDAGAVRAFVEDVLSIAGISQVGGRSAGAIAERFLAKASAQAHGGAGLNAGNREMIERYCAISGDPDAAAAAVRALAREAGLAHEGLEAALALFEERTGFMAARGLAVERFRFSGGFARNLDYYTGFIFEVTGARGGPTLVGGGRYDGLLQQLGSPVPLPAVGCAFWLSRCTDGSAEGGVA from the coding sequence ATGACGAGACCGGAGGCAGGTGGCCCGAGCGGGGCGGAGGCGTTGCGCCATGTGCGGCTGTCGGCGCATTTTTCCGCCTGCGGATACGTGCCCGCCTCGCCCCCCGTGCTGCAGCCGGTGGAGCCCTTCCTCGAATTGTCGGGCGAGGACATCCGGCGGCGCATCTTCGTGACGCAGGATGTGACCGGGGCCGAACTCTGCCTGCGGCCGGAATTCACGATTCCCGTCTGTCGCCTGCATCAGGCCACGCGGCCGGGTGAGAGCGCCGATTACAGCTATCTCGGCCCGGTCTTCCGGGTCGCCGCGGGCGAGCCCGACGAGTTCGTGCAGGGCGGCATCGAGTCGATCGGGCGCAGCGACACCCCGGCGGCGGATGCGGAGGTGCTCGGCCTTGCCCTCGAAGGGCTCGACCTGCTCGGGCGCGCCGACGTCGCGGTCCGGCTCGGCGATATGGGCCTGACCCATGCCTTCCTCGACGCGCTCGCCGTGCCGCCGGTCGCCAAGCGGCGGACCCTGCGGGCCATCGCCGCCGGGCGCTCCCTCGACGAAGTCGCCAACGCGGCGCAGACGGAAGATCGCCACGCCGGCCTCCTCGCGGCGATCCAGGGCCAGGATGCCGGCGCCGTGCGCGCCTTCGTCGAGGACGTGCTGTCGATCGCCGGCATCTCGCAGGTCGGCGGGCGCAGCGCCGGGGCCATCGCCGAGCGCTTCCTCGCCAAAGCATCGGCGCAGGCACACGGAGGTGCCGGCCTCAACGCGGGCAACCGCGAGATGATCGAGCGCTACTGCGCGATCTCCGGCGATCCCGACGCCGCGGCGGCGGCGGTGCGGGCGCTCGCCCGCGAGGCGGGGCTGGCCCACGAGGGGCTGGAGGCCGCACTCGCCCTGTTCGAGGAGCGCACCGGCTTCATGGCCGCGCGGGGCCTGGCGGTCGAGCGCTTCCGCTTCAGCGGCGGGTTCGCGCGCAACCTCGACTATTATACCGGCTTCATCTTCGAGGTGACCGGTGCGCGCGGAGGGCCGACGCTGGTCGGCGGCGGTCGCTACGACGGTCTGCTGCAGCAGCTCGGCAGTCCGGTGCCGCTGCCGGCGGTGGGCTGCGCGTTCTGGCTGTCGCGCTGTACGGACGGAAGCGCTGAAGGAGGTGTCGCGTGA
- a CDS encoding TIGR01459 family HAD-type hydrolase: protein MTAPSVPTLRHFEAVAERYDLILCDVWGVLHDGTRGHVAAGEALIRFRGLPGPRPRRVILVSNAPRPWQGVQKILDGYGVPREAYDAILTSGDLTRRLIAEHPGERVYHLGPERDAPVFDGLDLTLVSADDAQRIVCTGLFDDDTETAEDYREALAAFRRRNVPMICANPDLVVERDKKLIPCAGLIAQAYEAIGGSVVYAGKPYRPVYETALAMAGELDRMPAPEVGRTVAVGDAIRTDIAGAAGYGIPAILVARGIHAEELGVTAEHHSLGDIAEWLGRQPVRPDAVIERLVW from the coding sequence ATGACTGCACCCTCCGTCCCGACGCTGCGCCACTTCGAGGCGGTGGCCGAGCGCTACGACCTGATCCTGTGTGACGTGTGGGGTGTGCTGCATGACGGAACCCGCGGCCACGTCGCGGCCGGCGAGGCGCTGATCCGCTTCCGGGGGCTGCCCGGCCCACGCCCGCGCCGCGTGATCCTGGTCTCGAACGCCCCCCGACCGTGGCAGGGCGTGCAGAAAATCTTGGACGGCTACGGCGTTCCGCGGGAAGCCTACGACGCGATCCTCACCTCCGGCGACCTGACGCGGCGGCTGATCGCCGAGCATCCGGGCGAGCGGGTGTATCACTTGGGGCCGGAGCGCGACGCGCCGGTCTTCGACGGCCTCGACCTCACCCTGGTCTCGGCCGACGACGCCCAGCGCATCGTCTGCACCGGCCTGTTCGACGATGATACGGAGACGGCGGAAGATTACCGCGAAGCACTGGCGGCGTTCCGTCGCCGAAACGTGCCGATGATCTGCGCCAACCCCGATCTCGTGGTCGAGCGCGACAAGAAGCTGATCCCCTGCGCCGGCCTGATCGCCCAGGCCTACGAGGCCATCGGTGGGTCGGTCGTCTACGCGGGCAAGCCCTACCGGCCGGTCTACGAGACGGCGCTCGCCATGGCCGGCGAGCTCGATCGCATGCCTGCGCCCGAGGTGGGCCGCACCGTGGCGGTGGGCGACGCGATCCGCACCGACATCGCCGGCGCCGCCGGCTACGGCATCCCGGCGATCCTGGTGGCTCGCGGCATCCACGCGGAAGAACTCGGCGTGACGGCCGAGCACCACAGCCTCGGCGACATCGCCGAATGGCTCGGCCGCCAGCCCGTGCGGCCCGACGCGGTGATCGAGCGTCTGGTGTGGTAG
- a CDS encoding TetR/AcrR family transcriptional regulator, producing the protein MRNEGFRALGMRRLAAAIGYAPNSIYNAVGDLDQVVLRVNARTLARLHAALEAVIDPKRAARDNALALADAYLVFVAADPRVWSLLFEHLAAPDQPFPDWYAAALAEPVGLVDRVLAPLIAEPDERRRAVAALWAALHGLASLSTSRKLAVLTPDPPRDLARLLVGRFLG; encoded by the coding sequence GTGCGCAACGAGGGCTTTCGCGCGCTCGGCATGCGGCGGCTGGCGGCGGCGATCGGCTACGCGCCGAACTCGATCTACAACGCCGTGGGCGACCTCGATCAGGTGGTGCTGCGTGTCAATGCCCGCACGCTCGCCCGCCTGCACGCGGCCCTGGAGGCGGTGATCGATCCGAAACGGGCGGCACGGGACAACGCTTTGGCGCTGGCCGACGCCTACCTCGTCTTCGTCGCCGCCGACCCGCGGGTCTGGAGCCTGCTGTTCGAGCACCTCGCCGCACCGGATCAGCCGTTTCCGGACTGGTACGCCGCCGCCCTGGCCGAGCCGGTCGGGCTCGTGGACAGGGTTCTGGCACCGCTGATCGCCGAACCGGACGAGCGCCGCCGGGCGGTGGCCGCCCTCTGGGCCGCCCTGCACGGGCTCGCCTCGCTCTCGACCTCGCGCAAGCTCGCCGTGCTCACCCCCGATCCACCGCGGGATCTGGCGCGGCTGCTGGTGGGGCGATTTTTGGGGTGA